The following are encoded together in the Flavobacterium haoranii genome:
- a CDS encoding (Fe-S)-binding protein, whose protein sequence is MSENLIVPTMADMMAEGKQPEILFWVGSAGSYDDRAKKITRAFVKILNKANVNFAVLGTEESCTGDVAKRAGNEFLFQMQALMNIELLNAYEVKKIVTCDPHSFNCLKNEYPSLGGNYEVLHHTQFLQQLLSEGRIDFNKDTYKGSKITFHDPCYLGRANNEYQAPREVLTKTNAEVVEMKRSKSSALCCGAGGAQMFKEPEKGNMDINVLRTQDALETNPNIIATGCPYCNTMMTDGVKFAHKENEVKVLDIAEIIANAQDL, encoded by the coding sequence ATGTCAGAAAATTTAATAGTGCCAACAATGGCCGATATGATGGCCGAAGGTAAACAACCAGAAATTTTATTTTGGGTTGGTTCTGCTGGTAGTTACGATGACAGAGCAAAAAAAATTACTAGAGCTTTTGTTAAAATTTTAAACAAAGCAAATGTAAATTTTGCAGTTCTTGGAACTGAAGAAAGCTGTACTGGTGATGTTGCAAAAAGAGCAGGAAATGAATTTTTATTTCAAATGCAAGCTTTAATGAATATCGAATTATTAAATGCTTATGAAGTAAAAAAAATAGTTACTTGCGACCCACATTCTTTTAACTGTTTAAAGAATGAATATCCAAGTTTAGGTGGAAATTATGAGGTACTACATCACACTCAATTTTTACAACAACTTTTAAGCGAAGGTCGAATCGATTTTAATAAAGATACTTATAAAGGAAGTAAAATTACTTTTCACGATCCTTGTTATTTAGGTAGAGCTAATAACGAATACCAAGCTCCTAGAGAAGTGCTTACTAAAACAAATGCTGAAGTTGTTGAAATGAAAAGAAGTAAGAGTTCAGCCTTATGTTGTGGTGCAGGAGGAGCGCAAATGTTTAAAGAACCAGAAAAAGGAAATATGGATATCAATGTTTTAAGAACTCAAGATGCTCTAGAAACCAATCCAAACATTATTGCTACTGGTTGTCCTTATTGTAATACAATGATGACAGATGGTGTAAAATTTGCACACAAAGAAAATGAAGTTAAAGTTTTAGATATCGCCGAAATTATTGCTAACGCTCAAGATTTATAA
- a CDS encoding protease complex subunit PrcB family protein: protein MKKILLISFSSLLFSCGSPTKVFENTQFDNIYKAQNSGKSNSGFEVLDSNEEYLAFVEKMKLDQVEDVHLFEPDFENNSVIAVFMGQKSSGGYEIEVESLYWVDSVLHVKTKKINPKKGEMSTMALTSPYCLTIIPKAKTIVLE from the coding sequence ATGAAAAAAATACTACTTATTTCTTTTTCCTCTTTGTTATTTTCATGTGGTTCTCCAACAAAAGTTTTTGAGAATACACAATTTGACAATATCTATAAAGCGCAAAATAGTGGAAAGTCGAATTCTGGATTTGAAGTTTTAGATTCGAATGAAGAATATTTAGCTTTTGTTGAGAAAATGAAATTAGATCAAGTAGAAGATGTACATCTTTTTGAACCAGATTTTGAAAATAATTCGGTAATAGCTGTTTTTATGGGACAAAAAAGTTCTGGTGGTTATGAAATAGAAGTAGAGAGTCTTTATTGGGTAGATTCAGTTTTACATGTAAAAACAAAAAAAATAAATCCTAAAAAAGGAGAAATGTCTACAATGGCGTTAACATCTCCCTATTGTTTAACAATCATTCCGAAAGCAAAAACAATAGTTTTAGAATAA
- a CDS encoding DUF1801 domain-containing protein, whose protein sequence is MTSSATSPEQYINEAPKERREALQKLRTTILENLPKGFQEVMGYGMIGYSVPHEIYPAGYHCDPKTPLPFMSFASQKNSINFYHMGIYADKQLYDWFVAEFPKHSKKKLDMGKSCMRFKKVEDIPFELLGELSKKMTPEQWISLYESAFRK, encoded by the coding sequence ATGACATCTAGCGCAACTTCACCTGAACAATATATTAATGAAGCTCCAAAAGAAAGAAGAGAAGCTTTACAAAAACTAAGAACTACAATTTTAGAGAACTTACCTAAAGGTTTTCAAGAAGTTATGGGTTATGGAATGATTGGATATTCGGTGCCACATGAAATTTATCCTGCGGGTTATCATTGCGATCCTAAAACGCCACTACCATTTATGAGTTTTGCTTCTCAAAAAAATAGCATCAATTTTTATCACATGGGAATTTATGCAGATAAACAGTTATACGATTGGTTTGTAGCCGAGTTTCCAAAGCATTCGAAGAAGAAATTAGACATGGGAAAAAGTTGTATGCGTTTTAAAAAAGTCGAAGATATTCCATTTGAATTATTAGGTGAATTATCAAAAAAAATGACACCAGAACAATGGATTTCTTTGTACGAATCGGCTTTTAGAAAATAA
- a CDS encoding UDP-2,3-diacylglucosamine diphosphatase: MKRRTVDLVVISDVHLGTYGCHAKELHQYLNSIKPKTLILNGDIIDIWNFRKSYFPENHLKVIKKILSLSTKGTKVYYLTGNHDELLRNITDLYLGNIQLLDKLVLELDGKKAWFFHGDVFDSSVHSAKWIAKLGGIGYDYLILLNRFINWVLKRFGREPYSLSKKIKGSVKKAVKFISDFETTASDIAIDKNYDYVVCGHIHEPKIIRKSTNKGSTLYLNSGDWIENLTALEYNRKRWKIYQYKEENIITEDDDEFFSLENKIFNQIS; this comes from the coding sequence TTGAAAAGAAGAACTGTTGACTTAGTAGTAATTTCGGATGTTCATTTAGGTACTTATGGCTGTCATGCAAAAGAATTACATCAGTATTTAAATTCTATAAAACCTAAAACTCTTATTCTTAATGGAGACATTATTGATATTTGGAATTTTAGAAAATCTTACTTCCCAGAAAATCATTTAAAAGTAATTAAAAAGATTTTGAGTCTTTCTACTAAAGGAACTAAAGTTTATTACTTAACAGGAAATCATGATGAATTATTACGTAACATTACTGATTTATATTTAGGTAATATTCAACTCTTAGATAAATTAGTTTTGGAACTAGATGGTAAAAAAGCATGGTTTTTTCACGGTGATGTTTTTGATAGTTCTGTACATTCGGCCAAATGGATTGCAAAACTAGGCGGTATTGGTTATGATTATTTAATTCTTTTAAATAGATTTATTAATTGGGTTTTAAAAAGATTTGGTAGAGAGCCTTATTCCTTATCTAAAAAAATAAAAGGAAGTGTAAAAAAAGCTGTAAAATTTATTTCAGATTTTGAAACTACTGCTTCAGATATAGCAATTGACAAAAACTATGATTATGTTGTTTGCGGACACATTCATGAACCTAAAATAATAAGAAAATCAACCAACAAAGGCTCAACATTATATTTAAATTCGGGCGACTGGATTGAAAACCTTACCGCATTAGAATACAACAGAAAAAGGTGGAAAATATATCAATACAAAGAAGAGAATATTATTACCGAAGATGATGATGAATTTTTTTCATTAGAAAATAAAATATTCAATCAAATAAGTTAG
- a CDS encoding ABC transporter ATPase, translating into MYVPFDTLPKHSRIWIYQSNRKLTDDEVAEIETATKEFIENWAAHGQGLESSFTIKYNRFIIIAVNQDIQSATGCSIDASVKFIQDLEAKYSIDLLDKMNVTYKQGDFIAHKTLIEFKQMAKQKSVSSNTIVFNNLVNTIEEWEDFWEVPASESWHSRFF; encoded by the coding sequence ATGTACGTTCCATTCGATACTTTACCTAAGCATTCTCGTATTTGGATTTATCAATCTAATAGAAAGCTAACTGATGATGAAGTTGCTGAAATCGAAACCGCAACGAAAGAATTTATTGAAAATTGGGCAGCTCACGGACAAGGTTTAGAGTCTTCTTTCACAATAAAGTACAATCGTTTTATTATCATTGCTGTAAATCAAGATATACAATCTGCAACAGGTTGTTCTATAGATGCTTCTGTTAAATTTATACAAGATTTAGAAGCTAAATATTCTATAGATTTATTAGACAAAATGAATGTTACTTACAAACAAGGCGATTTTATTGCTCATAAAACATTGATTGAGTTTAAGCAAATGGCTAAACAAAAATCTGTTTCTTCTAATACAATAGTTTTTAATAACTTAGTTAATACTATCGAAGAATGGGAAGATTTTTGGGAAGTACCTGCAAGCGAGAGCTGGCATAGTCGATTTTTTTAA
- the aroC gene encoding chorismate synthase has product MAGNSFGKLFKLTTFGESHGEALGGIIDGCPSGIEIDFDAINLELQRRKPGQSKIVTQRKEEDQVHFYSGIFNGVTTGTPIGFLIFNTNQKSKDYDEIVNTYRPSHADYVYDQKYGFRDYRGGGRSSARETVSRVVAGAIAKQVISGIKINAFVSSVGEIFINKPYQDLDFNNIELNPVRCPDMETAAEMEKLITEVKKQGDTIGGTITCVIQNVPIGLGEPVFDKLHADLGKAMLSINAVKGFEYGSGFCGAKMRGSEHNDLYNPDGTTKSNLSGGIQGGISNGMDIYFRVAFKPVATLLQKQEVLTNKGEIIEQQGKGRHDPCVVPRAVPIVEAMAALVLADFSLFSKIYNK; this is encoded by the coding sequence ATGGCAGGGAATAGTTTTGGTAAACTTTTTAAGCTTACTACTTTTGGAGAATCACATGGTGAAGCTTTGGGTGGAATTATTGACGGTTGTCCTTCTGGAATAGAAATAGATTTTGATGCAATTAACTTAGAATTGCAACGTAGAAAACCCGGACAATCAAAAATTGTAACACAAAGAAAGGAAGAAGATCAAGTACATTTTTATTCAGGAATTTTTAATGGTGTTACCACAGGAACTCCAATTGGTTTTCTCATTTTCAATACCAATCAAAAATCAAAAGATTATGATGAAATAGTTAATACCTATAGACCTAGCCATGCTGATTATGTTTACGACCAAAAATATGGTTTCAGAGATTATAGAGGTGGAGGAAGAAGTTCTGCACGTGAAACCGTGAGTAGAGTAGTAGCTGGAGCTATTGCAAAACAAGTAATTTCAGGAATTAAGATAAATGCATTTGTTTCTTCTGTTGGAGAGATTTTTATCAACAAGCCTTACCAAGATTTAGATTTTAATAATATTGAATTGAATCCTGTGAGATGTCCAGATATGGAAACAGCAGCAGAAATGGAAAAATTGATTACAGAAGTAAAAAAACAAGGAGATACTATTGGAGGTACAATAACTTGTGTTATTCAAAATGTGCCAATTGGCTTAGGTGAACCAGTTTTCGATAAACTTCATGCCGATTTAGGTAAAGCAATGTTATCTATTAACGCTGTTAAAGGATTTGAATATGGAAGTGGTTTTTGTGGTGCTAAGATGAGAGGAAGTGAACATAACGATTTATATAATCCTGATGGTACTACTAAATCTAATTTATCAGGTGGAATTCAAGGAGGAATAAGTAACGGAATGGATATTTATTTTAGGGTAGCATTTAAACCAGTAGCTACTTTATTACAAAAACAAGAAGTGTTAACAAACAAAGGAGAAATAATTGAACAACAAGGAAAAGGACGTCACGATCCTTGTGTGGTTCCAAGAGCAGTTCCTATTGTTGAAGCGATGGCAGCTTTAGTTTTAGCAGATTTTTCTTTATTTTCTAAAATCTACAATAAATAA
- a CDS encoding T9SS type A sorting domain-containing protein — protein MKKTLLFLVILMTNFFYGQVTIYETSHASNQGAEITPTANGPACQMGDAITLGGTARYLNSITVDLFNLNDASPFSVTMTLYNDCPSSTSTGSCGSGPGTLIPGSSVTVNVTAPPTTLGTIFQVVFPFNEFDLNSETDNTITVMINASRNNVLWRIGETATVGSMPATETGNGFATRCGSTASNNGCARNFGIPNNFAMTILASATLTNENFASKDFTMYPNPVTSELNIVAPTTSLIKSLHFTDINGRVVKQLDKVNSNSSQINLTDLSKGIYLVKISTDEGNTIKKFIKE, from the coding sequence ATGAAAAAAACTTTACTCTTTTTAGTTATTTTGATGACTAATTTTTTTTATGGACAGGTAACAATTTATGAGACTTCACATGCGAGTAATCAAGGAGCTGAAATTACTCCAACAGCAAATGGTCCCGCATGTCAAATGGGAGATGCAATTACTTTAGGTGGCACAGCAAGATATTTAAACTCTATAACTGTTGATCTATTTAATCTAAATGATGCTTCACCTTTCTCCGTTACAATGACCTTGTATAATGATTGTCCTTCTTCCACTAGCACTGGTTCTTGTGGTTCTGGTCCTGGGACATTAATTCCAGGTTCTTCAGTTACTGTAAATGTTACAGCACCACCTACAACTTTAGGTACAATATTTCAAGTTGTATTTCCTTTTAATGAATTTGATCTTAATTCAGAAACTGATAACACTATAACAGTTATGATTAATGCTTCAAGAAATAATGTTTTGTGGAGAATAGGTGAAACTGCTACTGTAGGTTCAATGCCAGCAACAGAAACAGGAAATGGTTTTGCAACAAGATGTGGAAGTACAGCAAGCAATAACGGTTGCGCAAGAAATTTTGGAATTCCTAATAATTTTGCAATGACTATATTAGCAAGTGCAACACTAACTAATGAAAATTTTGCTTCAAAAGATTTTACAATGTATCCAAACCCAGTAACAAGTGAACTTAATATTGTAGCTCCAACTACATCCTTAATTAAATCTTTACATTTTACTGATATTAATGGAAGAGTTGTAAAACAATTAGATAAAGTGAATAGTAATAGTTCGCAAATTAATTTAACCGATTTAAGTAAAGGAATTTATTTGGTTAAAATTTCAACAGATGAAGGAAATACTATAAAGAAATTTATAAAAGAATAA
- the serB gene encoding phosphoserine phosphatase SerB, translated as MDSDIFLLNISGQDKPGLTSSLTGVLAAYDAKILDIGQANIHNTLSLGILFQIKSGKKSAAVLKDLLFKSYEVGIKAKFTPISLEDYESWVHQQGKDRYIVTLLGEKLTAEQISEVTKVISEKNLNIDAIKRLTGRASLIKEDEYPRASIQLSIRGAIHNKAEFTEKFMQISRDLDLDIAFQEDNMFRRNRRLVCFDMDSTLIQTEVIDELAELAGVGEQVKAITESAMQGEIDFKESFVTRMKLLKGLSENVLQEVAVNLPITKGARRLINTLKANGFKTAILSGGFTYFGHYLQKELGIDYVFANQLEIKDGVLTGGYLGEIVDGNKKAEYLQELARLEGIDINQTIAVGDGANDLPMINLAGLGIAFHAKPKVKDNAQSSISSIGLDGVLYLLGYHDRHIDL; from the coding sequence ATGGATAGTGATATATTTTTATTGAATATATCTGGTCAAGACAAACCAGGTTTAACATCATCTTTAACAGGTGTTTTAGCAGCTTACGATGCCAAAATATTAGATATTGGTCAAGCTAATATTCACAATACATTATCACTTGGAATTCTTTTCCAAATAAAATCGGGTAAAAAATCGGCAGCTGTTTTAAAAGATTTGTTATTTAAATCTTATGAAGTGGGTATTAAAGCAAAATTTACTCCCATTTCATTAGAAGATTATGAGTCTTGGGTTCACCAACAAGGTAAAGATAGATACATAGTTACTTTATTAGGGGAAAAACTTACCGCTGAACAGATTTCAGAAGTAACTAAAGTTATATCTGAAAAGAATTTAAATATTGATGCCATCAAACGTTTAACAGGTAGAGCTTCTTTAATTAAAGAAGATGAATACCCAAGAGCATCAATTCAATTGTCAATTCGTGGTGCAATTCATAATAAAGCCGAATTTACCGAAAAATTTATGCAAATATCTAGAGATTTAGATTTAGATATAGCATTTCAAGAAGATAATATGTTTCGTAGGAACAGACGTTTAGTTTGTTTTGATATGGATTCTACATTAATTCAAACTGAAGTTATTGATGAATTAGCAGAACTTGCTGGTGTAGGCGAACAAGTGAAAGCAATTACAGAATCGGCCATGCAAGGTGAAATTGACTTTAAAGAAAGTTTTGTGACACGTATGAAACTTTTAAAAGGTTTAAGTGAAAATGTTTTACAAGAAGTTGCTGTAAATTTACCAATAACAAAAGGGGCAAGAAGACTCATCAATACTTTAAAAGCAAACGGATTTAAAACAGCTATTCTTTCTGGTGGCTTTACTTATTTTGGTCATTATCTTCAAAAAGAATTAGGTATAGATTATGTTTTTGCTAATCAACTAGAAATTAAAGATGGCGTTTTAACCGGTGGTTATCTTGGTGAAATTGTTGATGGTAATAAAAAAGCTGAATATCTTCAGGAACTTGCAAGATTAGAAGGTATCGATATTAATCAAACTATAGCTGTAGGCGATGGAGCAAATGATTTACCGATGATTAATTTAGCGGGATTAGGTATTGCTTTTCACGCTAAGCCTAAAGTTAAAGACAATGCTCAAAGTTCAATTTCTAGTATAGGTTTAGACGGTGTATTGTATTTATTAGGTTATCACGACCGTCATATCGATTTATAA
- the bshA gene encoding N-acetyl-alpha-D-glucosaminyl L-malate synthase BshA, translating to MKIAIVCYPTFGGSGVVATELGLELAKRGHQIHFITYSQPVRLELLNKNIFYHEVHVPEYPLFHYQPYELALSSKLVDMIKLYEIDLLHVHYAIPHAYAGYMAKQMLAEEGIYIPMVTTLHGTDITLVGKHPFYKPAVTFSINNSDVVTSVSKSLRDDTYKLFDIKKEIKVVPNFIEIVKSEAAKHLPCSRSLMADEGEKIVTHISNFRKVKRIEDVIDIFYKIQLKVPSRLMMVGDGPEKEKAEQRCIDLKIHDKVVFFGNSNEIDKILCYSDLFLLPSETESFGLAALEAMACGVPVISSNSGGLPEVNIDGKTGYLSDVGNIEEMSQNAIQILSDENRLLSFKQNALENAKNFDIQQILPLYEQIYQEALSLV from the coding sequence ATGAAAATTGCAATAGTTTGTTATCCTACATTTGGAGGTAGTGGAGTTGTCGCTACTGAACTTGGATTAGAGTTAGCCAAAAGAGGTCACCAAATTCATTTTATTACCTACAGTCAACCTGTTCGATTAGAATTATTAAATAAAAATATTTTTTATCACGAAGTTCACGTTCCAGAATATCCTTTGTTTCATTATCAACCTTATGAATTAGCTTTATCGAGTAAGTTAGTTGATATGATTAAATTGTATGAAATAGATTTGTTGCATGTACATTATGCTATTCCTCATGCTTATGCTGGTTATATGGCAAAACAAATGTTAGCAGAAGAAGGAATTTATATCCCAATGGTAACAACTTTACATGGAACTGATATTACGCTTGTTGGTAAACATCCGTTTTATAAACCAGCCGTTACTTTTAGTATCAATAATTCAGATGTGGTTACAAGTGTTTCGAAAAGTTTGAGAGATGATACTTATAAGTTATTCGATATTAAAAAAGAAATTAAAGTAGTTCCAAACTTTATTGAAATTGTAAAAAGTGAAGCAGCGAAACATTTACCTTGTTCACGTTCTTTGATGGCAGATGAAGGAGAGAAGATTGTAACACATATTTCTAACTTTAGAAAAGTAAAACGTATTGAAGATGTAATTGATATTTTCTATAAAATTCAATTAAAAGTTCCTTCAAGGTTAATGATGGTTGGAGATGGACCTGAAAAAGAAAAAGCAGAACAGCGTTGCATTGATCTTAAAATTCACGATAAAGTTGTTTTCTTTGGAAATAGTAATGAAATTGATAAGATTTTATGTTATTCCGATTTATTTCTATTGCCTTCTGAAACCGAAAGTTTTGGTTTAGCTGCTCTAGAAGCTATGGCTTGCGGAGTTCCAGTTATTTCAAGTAATTCTGGTGGTTTACCAGAAGTAAATATTGATGGAAAAACTGGATATTTAAGTGATGTTGGAAATATTGAGGAAATGAGTCAAAATGCGATCCAAATTTTATCTGACGAAAACCGACTTTTAAGTTTCAAACAGAATGCACTAGAAAATGCTAAAAACTTTGATATTCAGCAGATTCTTCCTTTATACGAACAAATTTATCAAGAAGCCTTATCTTTGGTTTAA
- a CDS encoding glycoside hydrolase family 3 N-terminal domain-containing protein yields the protein MRKLPILLLLVVSIYTSYSQNISKTIVPNKLVTQKKWVDSIYNKMSFEEKVGQLFMVAAYSNKNENHFKEIDQLVEKYNVGGLIFFQGGPVRQAKLTNRYQSKSKVPLFIGIDAEWGLSMRLDSTYRYPWNMTLGAVQDYKLIEEMGKQMGRQSKRMGIHFNFAPVVDINTNPKNPIIGNRSFGEDKINVTNGAEALMIGLQSEGVFATAKHFPGHGDTSTDSHHTLPMVNFDKQRLDDVELYPYKELINKGLASVMVAHLNVPSLEPREGYPTSISYNVVTNILKKELGFTGLIFTDALNMKGASNFKEPGAIDLEAFLAGNDVLLFAENVPVAIKKFQEAFQNGSLTEERLEQSVKKILAYKYKAGLNDYKPIELNNLYDDLNKSEYDALNYLLYENALTLLKNKESIVPIKKLENEKIAYVKIGNDDETEFLSKLNEYTKVDYINSTNLDSVLVKLKDYTKVIIGYHKADGAWKNHDLSFREQLWIEQISKHNKTIVTFFTKPYSLLKIKSFDKIEALLVAYQNNNFAHTAAAEAIFGAIGCKGRLPVSINDEFYVNDGFTTKKMNRLGYGAPENVGLDGKILNKIDSIANYAIDKKMTPGLQVLVARKGKIVYEKSFGYHTYDKKLHVKNTDLYDVASLTKILATLPNVMIQFDKGKLKMDSKLGNMLPVFNQSNKKNATLVDMLTHQARFYPWIGFYKATLDSLGKPDAKYYRPEYSKEFSIQVTDKLYLRSDYNDTIIKAIADSELLPKVQYKYSDFSFIILKQYLEKTTGKSLDELVENNFYKSLGANRMLYNPLRRFSKDEIIPTEIDNYFRYDTIQGYVHDMAAAMQGGVGGHAGVFSNSVEVAKMMQMFLQKGNYGEHQYFSESTFEKFNTCYYCKDENRRGVGFDKPQLGESGPTCGCVSMTSFGHTGFTGTMAWADPEKEIVYIFLSNRTYPEAKTNVLSRENIRENIQKVIYESIIE from the coding sequence ATGCGAAAATTACCAATACTACTTTTACTTGTAGTTTCAATATATACATCATATTCTCAAAATATTTCTAAAACTATTGTGCCGAATAAATTGGTTACTCAAAAAAAATGGGTCGATAGTATTTACAATAAAATGTCTTTTGAAGAAAAAGTAGGGCAATTATTTATGGTTGCTGCTTATTCTAATAAAAATGAAAATCATTTTAAAGAAATAGATCAATTGGTTGAGAAATATAACGTTGGCGGTTTAATTTTCTTCCAAGGCGGACCTGTTCGACAAGCAAAACTTACCAATAGATATCAATCAAAATCTAAAGTTCCTCTTTTTATAGGAATAGATGCCGAATGGGGTTTAAGTATGCGATTAGATTCTACTTATCGTTATCCTTGGAATATGACATTGGGTGCAGTTCAAGATTATAAATTAATCGAGGAAATGGGGAAACAAATGGGACGCCAATCTAAAAGAATGGGAATTCATTTCAATTTTGCTCCAGTAGTCGACATTAATACTAATCCTAAGAATCCTATTATCGGAAATCGCTCGTTTGGTGAAGATAAAATAAATGTTACCAATGGTGCCGAAGCTTTAATGATAGGTTTACAAAGTGAAGGCGTTTTTGCAACAGCGAAGCATTTTCCAGGTCATGGCGACACTTCAACCGATTCGCATCATACTTTACCAATGGTAAATTTTGATAAACAAAGGTTAGATGATGTAGAATTATATCCATATAAAGAATTGATAAATAAAGGTTTAGCGAGTGTTATGGTGGCGCACTTAAATGTACCAAGTTTAGAACCTCGCGAAGGATATCCTACATCAATTTCTTATAATGTAGTAACCAATATTTTAAAGAAAGAACTTGGTTTTACGGGATTAATTTTTACAGATGCACTCAACATGAAAGGGGCAAGTAATTTTAAAGAACCTGGTGCAATTGATTTAGAAGCATTTTTAGCAGGAAATGACGTTTTATTATTTGCCGAAAATGTTCCGGTTGCAATCAAGAAGTTTCAAGAAGCTTTTCAAAATGGAAGTTTAACTGAAGAAAGATTAGAACAATCGGTTAAAAAGATTCTTGCCTATAAATACAAAGCAGGTTTAAATGATTATAAACCAATTGAACTGAATAATTTATATGATGATTTAAATAAATCGGAATACGATGCTTTAAATTATTTGTTATATGAAAATGCTTTAACGTTATTAAAAAATAAAGAATCGATTGTACCAATTAAAAAGCTTGAAAATGAAAAAATAGCTTATGTAAAAATTGGTAATGACGATGAAACTGAATTCCTTTCGAAATTAAATGAATACACTAAAGTAGATTATATTAACTCAACCAATTTAGATTCTGTTTTAGTAAAATTAAAAGATTATACAAAAGTGATTATTGGATATCACAAAGCTGATGGTGCTTGGAAAAATCACGATTTATCTTTCAGAGAACAACTTTGGATTGAACAAATTTCAAAACACAACAAAACAATTGTTACGTTTTTTACAAAGCCTTATTCGCTTTTAAAAATAAAATCTTTCGATAAAATTGAGGCTTTATTAGTAGCTTATCAAAATAATAATTTTGCTCATACTGCGGCTGCAGAAGCAATTTTTGGAGCAATTGGTTGTAAAGGAAGATTACCAGTTTCTATTAATGATGAGTTTTATGTAAACGATGGTTTTACTACTAAAAAAATGAATCGTTTAGGTTATGGTGCTCCAGAAAACGTTGGGTTAGATGGTAAAATTCTAAATAAAATAGATTCGATTGCAAATTATGCAATTGATAAAAAAATGACGCCAGGCTTACAAGTTTTAGTAGCTCGAAAAGGGAAAATTGTTTACGAAAAATCATTTGGTTATCATACATACGACAAGAAGCTTCACGTTAAAAATACCGACTTGTATGATGTAGCTTCATTGACGAAAATTTTGGCAACCTTACCAAATGTGATGATTCAGTTCGATAAAGGGAAGCTTAAAATGGATTCTAAATTAGGAAATATGCTTCCTGTATTTAATCAATCGAATAAAAAAAATGCAACTTTAGTTGATATGTTAACACATCAAGCTCGTTTTTATCCGTGGATTGGCTTTTATAAAGCTACTTTGGATTCTTTAGGAAAACCAGATGCTAAATATTATAGACCAGAATATTCGAAAGAATTTTCAATTCAAGTTACCGATAAATTATATCTAAGAAGTGATTATAATGATACTATTATTAAAGCCATAGCAGATAGTGAATTGCTACCGAAAGTTCAATATAAATACAGTGATTTTTCGTTTATTATTCTAAAACAATATTTAGAGAAAACTACAGGAAAATCTTTAGATGAACTAGTTGAAAATAATTTCTATAAAAGTTTAGGTGCCAATAGAATGTTGTACAATCCTTTAAGAAGATTTTCTAAAGATGAAATTATTCCAACAGAGATTGATAATTATTTTAGATACGATACTATTCAGGGTTATGTTCACGATATGGCTGCAGCTATGCAAGGTGGAGTTGGTGGACATGCGGGTGTTTTTTCAAATAGTGTAGAAGTTGCCAAAATGATGCAGATGTTTTTACAAAAAGGAAATTATGGCGAACATCAATATTTTTCTGAAAGTACTTTTGAAAAGTTCAATACTTGTTATTATTGTAAAGATGAAAATAGAAGAGGAGTTGGTTTCGATAAACCTCAACTAGGTGAAAGCGGACCAACTTGTGGTTGTGTTTCTATGACAAGTTTTGGACACACTGGGTTTACAGGAACAATGGCTTGGGCTGATCCCGAAAAAGAAATTGTTTACATATTTTTATCAAACAGAACATATCCGGAAGCAAAGACAAATGTGCTTTCAAGAGAAAATATTAGAGAAAATATTCAAAAAGTTATTTACGAATCAATAATTGAATAA